The proteins below come from a single Syntrophorhabdaceae bacterium genomic window:
- a CDS encoding PaaI family thioesterase, producing the protein MEEKAFQDYYPEELSHCYGCGNLNETGLHIRSYWDGEESVARLKPQPYHIATPGFVYGGLIASLIDCHGVGTAAAATCRAEGRAMDEEPRLRFVTASLKVDYLHPTPLGVQLEARGKVKEVGKRKVSVSVEVFAEDTLCASGEVIAVRMPETMKQKKAVNSER; encoded by the coding sequence ATGGAAGAAAAGGCATTCCAGGATTACTATCCTGAGGAACTGAGCCATTGCTACGGGTGCGGCAATCTTAACGAGACAGGTCTTCATATCAGGAGCTATTGGGATGGAGAGGAATCGGTTGCCCGCCTCAAACCGCAGCCTTATCATATTGCCACACCGGGCTTTGTCTACGGCGGGCTGATCGCTTCACTCATCGACTGTCACGGGGTCGGCACAGCCGCCGCCGCGACATGCCGCGCGGAAGGCAGGGCCATGGACGAGGAACCAAGGCTGCGCTTTGTCACCGCATCTCTAAAGGTCGATTACCTGCACCCGACACCCCTTGGGGTTCAGCTCGAGGCAAGGGGGAAGGTGAAGGAGGTCGGAAAGCGCAAGGTATCCGTATCCGTCGAGGTCTTTGCAGAAGATACTCTCTGCGCCAGCGGGGAGGTAATCGCCGTCCGCATGCCTGAAACGATGAAGCAGAAAAAGGCAGTGAATAGTGAACGGTGA